A DNA window from Lagenorhynchus albirostris chromosome 5, mLagAlb1.1, whole genome shotgun sequence contains the following coding sequences:
- the AGTR1 gene encoding type-1 angiotensin II receptor, which yields MILNSSTEYGIKRIQEDCPKAGRHNYIFVMIPTLYSIIFVVGIFGNSLVVIVIYFYMKLKTVASVFLLNLALADLCFLLTLPLWAVYTAMEYHWPFGNYLCKIASASVSFNLYASVFLLTCLSIDRYLAIVHPMKSRLRRTMLVAKVTCIIIWLLAGLASLPTIIHRNVFFIENINITVCAFHYESQNSTLPVGLGLTKNILGFLFPFLIILTSYTLIWKTLKKAYEIQKNKPRKDDIFKIIMAIVLFFFFSWVPHQIFTFLDVLIQLGIIHDCKISDIVDTAMPITICLAYFNNCLNPLFYGFLGKKFKKHFLQLLKYIPPKAKSHSTLSTKMSTLSYRPSENGSSSTKKPVPCIEVE from the coding sequence ATGATCCTCAACTCTTCCACCGAATATGGTATTAAAAGAATCCAAGAGGACTGTCCCAAAGCTGGAAGGCACAATTACATATTTGTCATGATCCCCACTTTATATAGTATTATCTTTGTGGTGGGAATATTTGGAAACAGCTTGGTGGTGATTGTCATTTACTTTTACATGAAACTGAAGACTGTGgccagtgtttttcttttgaatttagcACTGGCTGACTTATGTTTTTTACTGACTTTGCCACTATGGGCTGTCTACACTGCTATGGAATACCACTGGCCCTTTGGCAATTACCTATGTAAGATCGCTTCAGCCAGCGTCAGCTTCAACCTCTATGCCAGTGTGTTTCTACTCACATGTCTAAGCATTGATCGCTACCTGGCTATCGTGCACCCAATGAAGTCCCGCCTTCGGCGCACAATGCTTGTGGCCAAAGTCACCTGCATCATTATTTGGCTGCTGGCTGGCTTGGCCAGTTTGCCAACTATAATCCACCGCAATGTATTTTTCATCGAGAATATCAATATCACGGTTTGTGCTTTCCATTACGAATCCCAAAATTCAACCCTCCCGGTAGGACTGGGCCTAACCAAGAATATACTGggtttcttgtttccttttctgatcATTCTTACAAGTTATACTCTTATTTGGAAGACCCTAAAGAAGGCTTATGAAATTCAGAAGAACAAACCAAGAAAAGATGATATTTTCAAGATAATTATGGCaattgtgcttttctttttcttttcctgggttCCCCACCAAATATTCACTTTTCTGGATGTATTGATTCAGTTGGGCATCATACATGACTGTAAAATTTCAGATATTGTCGACACCGCCATGCCCATCACTATTTGCTTAGCTTATTTTAACAATTGCCTGAATCCTCTCTTTTATGgctttctggggaaaaaatttaaaaaacattttctccagCTTCTGAAATACATTCCCCCAAAGGCCAAATCCCACTCAACCCTGTCCACAAAAATGAGCACACTTTCCTACCGCCCCTCAGAAAATGGAAGCTCATCTACCAAGAAGCCTGTCCCGTGTATTGAGGTTGAGTGA